The segment cttGAACCTCAAAACCCcaatttttcattctttttctttctttctttccttcctctgTTTCGTTTTttgctattctgtttcttttgtttcgttttatatttgtttgttttataatataatataatataaaataatatatatacacttaatacttaagatttttattttataatatatataatatatatgtaacacccctaacccgtatccgctgccagaacagggtttcggagcattactaccatttacagatcactaaaaaaaaattaaatacttaccgattcaatgcatcatataaataaatatattaccattcaatcaacagtttgacagttgtataagcatcaaacagcaacattgttagtatacttgcacatatctcatataaattcaacatcgatatatctattttctcgacatatcgcacttgagtttaataatagtctcaattacataatttccttgtatcaacatatcaaagataatcatatatgtacatgtcatgaaacatatcatgctcttaccgtttcttcataagcatatatcattcatttcattatatcaatatttcatgctccatcatttccatatattttatgtatatttattaggtaatagcttatatcaaacttaacataaattatatttcatgtacttatacttatttcgtttatctatcttcataattatttcatataaccattcgtcatccgatacatattacacgaatatcaattgttcaacagatgctagagcgtctcccgtccacggtcttatttatctttgacatgatgccatagtgtctttcaactatggtcttactcattttctgtcatgttgccatggtatctttcaaccatggtcttgttcatttcatatcacattgccatggtatctttcaaccatggtcttacacatttcatatcaggttgccatggtatctttcaaccatggtcttacacatttcatatcaggttgccatggtatctttcaaccatggtcttacacattttatatcaggttgccatggtatctttcaaccatggtcttacactcaggttgccatggtatctttcaaccatggtcttacacatttcatatcagagagcacactcccgcgaacctcatccttgcagcgggattaccagtccaggctaaatcccttgcaatataaactcaaagagtattgtcgggattaccagtccaggctatatcccctgcaacgacaattactctaatgagattggatctgaattaccagtccaagctaaattcagaccctaattcggattacccgtccgggctaaatccattttacacgtattcttcgggagggctatatcaggataggatcacccgtccgggctagatcctttttaccgtcaattccttttcagagatccatcgaattttcctttcattcaaccgggatttcttcccattttatcaaatatatcaatgttttataaattttcatacaatgaacattcaaatcatattcacatcaataacatacaatctcaagcatttcagaatataattcaagttacacgaacttacctcattgattgctcgtgtttattatttcattattcgatatattttctttccatgatcaagtctcgtatttgtgtcgtccggatctttataaataaatttgatcatcattttcattcatttcatattctaatacatttaattaatgctctaggcaaaattaccattttgcccctaaacttttaattaatgacgatttcatccttagggacaggaaagtaaaattcttgcaatttaatccttatttccaactattattctcatatatattgataacagtccatgaattctataaaatatcaaaattttccataatttcaacacttttcaatttaatccctaaaacatgttttcccccgatcttgaactaaattgataatttcgttaaatttttgtaatttaaataataaaataatctatttcatgcaatttagtcattttcgacatttttacaaaattacccataaaattttacttttattcaatttagtccctgagcctaaaacatgcaaattagccatgctagatgaatattcatacatattttcctcctcctcctctccattccacatccttaatttatataacatacaacaagtaacattatcaataatttcactatttacttatatgtacattcaaaactgtccatttgcgtcatagtcactgaattatttatatattaagctacagaactcgaaattaagatccgttaatttttcctgaaactagactcacatgtattcttatcataaaattttcagaatttttggtttagccaattagtacagtttattcattaaagtcacccctgttctgctgtctaacagttctgacccttcttcactaaaaattagttatctccttttacagaattcaaatgatgttctagtttgtttctaataaaactagacttattcatgattctataaatataaatttaagcctctaattatttttcttcatttttttattatttttcaaagtatgaacaggggaacccgaattcattctgaccttgtctcacaaaattcattatatataaaaatttacaaattcattgcttacactgtttcttctatgagaaactagactcattaagatttaattccatattttttttcatcttctaattcaatttataaaatttatggtgatttttcaaagttagactactgctactgtccataactgttttagtgcaagatattaattaccatgttataacacccttattttctttttctacaccatttctcatcactttctcttattttctcttcactaacatatcaagaacataggaccttatgtaataaaactctactataacattatttccatgatttatcaacaataacaaacttaaaaacgtattgaaatcttgatgtacttaccttattctcttgataccaatctttaacttgattttctctcctccagcttctatttcttgaatccaacttgatattctaactccccatgttctccttaacatttctctcttggtagctatggaaattcatttgatttttgggtgaaaatggtgaatttttggtaaaggaccaaatttaaagaaagtaaaactttctttcttcctctctttctctcacgctagtttgcatggaaaggaaagatgatgaaaattcttcatctttctttccttatatactaaataaataataataaaataatattaaatatctcataaaatattaataaaataatatttatctaattaattaatttaaaatatcattaacataatcattacattctagaattctctctcttactaattgaccattttgcccttcatgatcttttagaattccatccttgagtcatcatttaatttggtaaaattgcaatttagtcccttatagttcttcacttattcaatttggtcccaattcatccattttccttagtttctagatcattctacccttaaaatatttacactattggtccttcaacttttcatatttacactttaaccctttaagtcttgagtatttactcttatgcaacaaaatttttctaacttttacaatttagtcctttcctgaatcaagatatcataatttacttcccaatgttgccataactcaaaacttccctttttatcactttatttccttattttattatatcaaggataatatattactgtaaagattttcagggtattacaataTATAAATTCACAGATATCTCACTTGCCGCCTCAACTTTAAGCAATGGCATAATTCTTCTTTGgtccctttaatttttctttaatctataattaaactttcaccttttatgcattttagtcctttttaattaattaactctcaaaatgttaaaatttcttaacgaaactttaatatcattctaaagacactccgtaaatatttataaaaatatttaaggctCAATTTATAATATCGAGTTCtcaatacctcgtttttgacccaatttacctaataatttcttttaaatcacaaaattcactagtttaaaaatatttctaaaattacGTTCaacttataattattaattaataaatttttctaactttttcgtCAGATTTaatgatctcaaatcactgtttTGACACTACTAAAAATTGGATTGATACGTTATATCTCCTTTATCTAGGACAAAGTCAGACTTTTATCTTTAGGTAgtacaaattaaattataaaaatataaaagggtcaaagtataattttatctttatatatatttattattttagaattttaaaaggattaaactgaaattttcaacttttgGAGTCAAagtgtatttttattattaaagtaatttataattttataaacttaAAGGGACTAAAATGAGAATTTGCCATTTTAGGGCAGCCCTTTTCTTCCCCCCTTGGCACTTTCCCTGATGTTCTTACAGTAATCCTATCCAGAAACTTGAGTGGTTAACGAAAGCTTTGCAAAAAAATGGCTTCCTTAAACCAGCAGCCGATCCATCATTTCCTGCTTATCCCTTTAATGACCCGAAGCCATCTTATTCCCTTCACCGATATGGCCAAAGCACTCGCACACCATGGCCAACAAGTTACCATTGTAACGACACCCCTTAATGCAGCTCGTTTCAGTGATGACTATGTCATAAATTTCAACCTCAACATCCAGTTTCTTCCATTATATTTTCCTGCCCAAGAAGTTGGATTACCTCAAGGATGTGAAGCTATGGACTCACTCGCTTCTCCAGACATGGCCACAAAGTTCTTCCAAGCTAGTAATATGCTACAACAACCATTGGAGAAATGGCTTCAAGGTTTAGACTCCCTTTCCCTTCCCAGTTGTATTATTTCCGACGTTTGTTTCCCTTGGACTTCAATTCTCTCTCTTAAATTCAATGTTTCCAGAGTTGTATTTCACACAGTTTCTTGCTTCACTCTCCTTTGCTCTCATAACATTGATCACTACAAGGTGTTTGATGAGAGGGACAAATCGGATTTCGAGCCTGTTTTGGTGCCTGATTTGCCTGATAGAATCGAAATTACTAAGGCCCAATGCCTTGCTTTGGAAATCAAAGCTTAGATGATTCTAAGAAAGTTTTAAAGCAGTTTAAAGAAGCTGAAGCTTCGGCCTTGGCGGTGTTAGTGAATTCTTTCCTAGAGTTGGAACCAGGGTACGTTAAAGCATACCAGAAATTCGTAAACAACCTTTGGTGTATCGGACCACTTTGTTTATACAACAAAACAACACGGAGCGAAGCCTCCATCGACGACCACGAGAGCTTAAATTGGCTTGATTCTCAGAAACCGAACTCTGTAATTTACGTTTGCTTTGGTAGCCTGTGTCATATATTTGATCAACAATTAATGGAGCTTGGGTTAGGGTTAGAAACCTCAAATTGTCCCTTCATTTGGGTAATCAAAGAAGGAAGCTACACGGCAGAGCTAGACAAATGGTTCAAAGAGCAAAATTTTGAAGAGAGGGTTAAAGGGAGAGGGCTTATAATCCGAGGATGGGCACCCCAAGTTCAAATACTGTCAAAACCAGAAATAGGAGGTTTCATAACACACTGTGGTTGGAGTTCAACACTGGAAGGAATCATTGCTGGTTTGCCATTGATAACGTGGCCGATGTCTAGCGAACAGTTTTACAATGAGAAGTTAATAGTGCAAGTGGTGAAGATTGGAGTGAAGATTGGGGTTGACAAACCCATGAAAGCGCCCGAGGTGTTGGTGAAAAAGGAGGACGTAATGAAGGCTATAAAACAGGTGATTGATGGAGGAGAGGAAGGGGAAGAGAGGAAGAAAAGAGCTAAAAAGCTTGGAGAGATGGCAAAAATGGCAGTTGAAAATGGAGGTTCTTCTTGCTCCAACTTGACGTCGTTGATCCACCTCGTAAGTTACTTCAATCAACACAGATAAAGACAAGATTGCATGGTTCACTTTGTAGCTTTGATTAGCGCCGTAGTTattataataatttgaaaaatatgaaattaagtatATAATATCCTTTAATTTCATCTGAAATTTGGAATTTTAGAAGTAATTTAAGACatgtataaaaaaaaaagggaaaaaaaaagaatgtatTTGCATCCATGCATGTAAGTTATTTATTTATGCGTTGGTTTATTTTTATGGGAAATAACAGGCAGCAAAGTaataatgtattttatttttatttttatgtaggGCTTCTAAAATCTTATTTACTTGTTTTTTACTATTCCCGTTCAAGTTTTTCCTCTTACCAAcaactttttaataattttatcacTATTCTAAAAAATTTCTTATCGCTCACAtttttaatatttcttttattattttcactttttccttattattaattttttgccCACCGCctctatttttttcttacatagcATCTCAGTTTCTAGTAAACTTAGAATTATTAGAGGTATGAAATTAATTGGCGACTTCCtagtattattagtataattaaagattaaaattttattataaaattatgtattaaaatataaatatatatttaatataatatttaataaataataaaatgtatgatttaaaattaatatatgttcataaatttgattaatttgtgttatatttatattatacaaCAAGCACGAAAGAAGAGATTAATTCAATGTGGAAATAATTTGTTAAatacatattaatatttaattcttaTTGTTTGATTTAGTAGTCAATagtgtatttttttaatttatttgttaataatttACGTATTTTTGAGTTAGGCTATCTTTTAACTATAATTGTTAAGATCGACCGATCAAATCGAAAATTGATTGAAGTGTAAATAAAGAGTTAAATTGATTTTTGAGTAAACTGCTAGAAATCAATTGAtctgaattaaaaaaaataattaaatcaatgATTAATTCGATTTTATATTAttaagaatttttaattttataatttttaataattcacttaattaaaatcaaatcagtTAAGATGGATGGTGGGTTCAATCACAAGTatgattttaaaaactttaccttAAACcttatttaaaacaaattttctgGCTACAAAAGCTGTTCAAAAGGATAAACTAGCTGACCAAACTACTAAGGTTATGATTAAAGGATGAAGTAAAAGATGCCCGCACCACATCTTATAATTATTGTTAGTAATTAATTTgccatttaaaatttttttttatcaaatataacaaaAGAACAAGATGACAAGTCATGGATTTATAAATACGGCCCAAAGTCAATAAAGGGTTGGGCTTGACTAAACTTGTCACTTCACTTTTGAAAAGTGCAGTAAAAGTTGGttttgaaaatataatatatttttcgaAGAAAagggaaatatgaaattttaaaattgtttagctttattcaaaaaattataaaaataaaactattttatttaaaaacgaTGTTATAAAGTAATTTTAAAGGAGATCAATATTATAATATacgaaatattaattttaaatacacTTAAGGAATGATTATAAATTTGATTTCAATAATAAAATCACACATAAACGTAAGAattcaaattaataaaaaattgtaaGTGATGGAATAATGGACTCAAATGTTTTttgtctttattattattttacaattatgcATTACATTTAATGTAACAATTATTAAGACTAtgatttatgaaatttaaatattttcaaacaattaatataacttatttataacTTTTAATTGTAATGTAAATTCATATTAATAATGGAagtcaaattttaatttaaaagctAACAGTTTTAGCTTTTGATTGTcttaaatcaaatttaaaaatgaagTGACGAAAATCTTACTATATTTAGCATTACTTGTAACAACCCGAAATAGGTCCTAAatagaacagtggttgcgaaaccacaaatccgaggtagaaaattttattttattattattttgaggttcatgatatgattgcatgattgtgtgaaaatttcgtgatgaaattctatgcataaagtgcttaagttgagattagggactaaatcgaataatttgcaaaacttacattctagaagtttttagtatgaaattgctttggaatattaatgaggaggtcttaaatagcaatttgaccaatttctaagtctatggacaaaaattggacatggatggaatttttggaaagtttagtagtaagggcattttggtcatttagttattaaaatgaattaaaaacaaaattaaaagccaatttttgtccatcttcttcattaggccgaaatttcaagggttctccatagctaaggtttgtttcaagctttcaagctccataggaggtgattccaagccccgtttttaatgatctttacatttttggagtcccgataacttgattaagcttattctagcaataattcaacctagggttcatatttggaaaaatacccataggtgaaatttgtgtattttggtgttttatgatagagtatgaggttttaaattatgttagacaacttgtgctactcggttttaagtgaaaacgagtaaaatggcttaatcggtaaaaatacctaatagtcataagtacatgttagagtgtgaatttgatgtttccatagaagggaaaaatgatcagcatgtcataaaacataagaataagggatgaagtttaatttacgagccttcgggcaaaagtgcaaatatgtgaaagtttaggggcaaaattgtaattttgccaaattttgggtcaaggactgttttaataaatgtgagtattaaataagctaaaatttttattatagatcaagaagaacaaaatccgtagttagaccggggaaagaaaaagatagtggactaagtcgatatagttgatcgtattttgtttcgaggtaagtttgcggtaaataaatgcaatattctattattttatgttaattttgttaatttccagcatgtgtatgtttattttatgaaattattcaaagaagactcaagcatgaattgacagagaagtaatttcagaaagtcccggttgaaccttaggaatgtgtaggatccaaatgtcataacattagggtttaaggataccatgtaagaccatgcaaGGCATGGCAactggtaaggtttctaaggcaaggaaatcatgtaagaccatgtcaagacatggcatttactataaggcaaaggtcccatgtaagaccatgccaaggcatggcattggtgagttcataaggcaaggctaCCATGTAAGACAATGTCAAgatatggcaatggtaagtttcaaaaggataccacataagaccatgacaagtcatggcaatggtaaggtacccgcgtatccttagtattccaagtggttcaatgggaaaatttgaagagaatatcaaggtaaggtaaggtaagacgagttatactaaaaaggtaagacaagttcatgctagaagagcaaatgtaagtacataatgttcatgtatgcttgataaggaaaaaggtaagtaaaatgtattaataaatttgattaagtaagtaagtatttaagtaagtgagtaagtgaagaagttttaaatatatctatgacaattaatgaagttgcattaagtagtatcatgccaagtagtaaaaaagttcttatg is part of the Gossypium arboreum isolate Shixiya-1 chromosome 5, ASM2569848v2, whole genome shotgun sequence genome and harbors:
- the LOC108485840 gene encoding anthocyanidin 3-O-glucosyltransferase 4-like; the encoded protein is MPCFGNQSLDDSKKVLKQFKEAEASALAVLVNSFLELEPGYVKAYQKFVNNLWCIGPLCLYNKTTRSEASIDDHESLNWLDSQKPNSVIYVCFGSLCHIFDQQLMELGLGLETSNCPFIWVIKEGSYTAELDKWFKEQNFEERVKGRGLIIRGWAPQVQILSKPEIGGFITHCGWSSTLEGIIAGLPLITWPMSSEQFYNEKLIVQVVKIGVKIGVDKPMKAPEVLVKKEDVMKAIKQVIDGGEEGEERKKRAKKLGEMAKMAVENGGSSCSNLTSLIHLVSYFNQHR